In one Roseburia intestinalis L1-82 genomic region, the following are encoded:
- a CDS encoding Asp23/Gls24 family envelope stress response protein — protein MGEDRKTFKIKDGNLGEVKIADEVVAIIAGLAATEVEGVGSMAGNITNELVSKLGMKNLSKGIRVEVLEGTVNVDVALNISYGYSIPEVSAKVQDRVKNAIENMTGLEVSVVNIRIASVDMGNNK, from the coding sequence ATGGGTGAGGATAGAAAAACATTTAAAATAAAGGATGGTAATTTGGGAGAAGTGAAGATAGCAGATGAAGTAGTTGCCATCATTGCAGGGCTTGCCGCTACAGAGGTTGAAGGGGTAGGTTCCATGGCTGGCAACATTACAAATGAACTTGTTAGTAAGCTTGGCATGAAGAATCTTTCCAAAGGCATTCGAGTAGAGGTGCTTGAGGGAACCGTCAATGTGGACGTTGCGCTGAATATCTCTTATGGTTATTCCATTCCGGAGGTATCTGCCAAAGTACAGGACAGAGTAAAAAATGCGATTGAAAATATGACAGGACTTGAAGTATCCGTAGTGAACATCCGTATCGCAAGTGTGGACATGGGCAACAATAAATAA
- a CDS encoding TlyA family RNA methyltransferase encodes MKERLDLLLVNRGLAPSREKAKTMIMEGNVFVENEREDKAGSMFDTEAKIEIKGNTLKYVSRGGLKLEKAMTHFDIELNDKVCMDIGASTGGFTDCMLQNGAKKVYSVDVGYGQFAWKLRQDPRVVCMEKTNIRYVTPQDIDDVLDFASVDVSFISLTKVLGPARELLADGGEMVCLIKPQFEAGREKVGKKGVVRDKSVHEEVIDKVVSFALSIGFSVLHLEYSPIKGPEGNIEYLVHLKKEAEAEQAGVEESVDVQKVVDAAHGELDK; translated from the coding sequence TTGAAAGAAAGATTGGATTTATTGTTGGTAAACAGAGGACTGGCACCGTCCAGGGAAAAAGCAAAAACGATGATCATGGAAGGCAATGTGTTCGTGGAAAATGAGCGCGAGGACAAGGCAGGTTCCATGTTTGATACAGAGGCAAAGATCGAGATAAAGGGAAATACGCTGAAATATGTAAGCAGAGGCGGATTGAAGCTTGAAAAAGCGATGACGCATTTCGATATAGAATTAAATGACAAAGTCTGTATGGATATCGGGGCATCGACCGGAGGATTTACAGACTGTATGCTCCAGAACGGCGCAAAAAAAGTGTATTCTGTCGATGTCGGATACGGTCAGTTTGCATGGAAGCTAAGACAGGATCCGCGGGTGGTCTGCATGGAAAAGACGAACATCCGTTATGTGACACCACAGGATATCGATGATGTATTAGATTTTGCATCTGTTGACGTTTCATTTATCTCATTGACGAAGGTGCTTGGCCCGGCAAGAGAACTGTTGGCAGATGGCGGTGAAATGGTGTGCCTGATCAAGCCACAGTTTGAGGCGGGAAGAGAAAAAGTAGGGAAAAAAGGTGTTGTGCGCGATAAATCCGTACATGAGGAAGTAATTGATAAGGTCGTATCATTCGCACTTTCAATCGGATTTTCCGTGCTTCATCTGGAATATTCGCCGATCAAGGGACCTGAGGGCAATATTGAGTATCTGGTGCATCTGAAAAAAGAGGCAGAGGCAGAACAGGCAGGCGTGGAAGAATCTGTCGATGTACAAAAAGTGGTAGATGCGGCACATGGAGAACTGGACAAATAA
- the dxs gene encoding 1-deoxy-D-xylulose-5-phosphate synthase — translation MILEKIKKENDIKELSEEELEILADEIREFLIQKISVTGGHLASNLGVVELTMALHLFLDLPKDKLIWDVGHQSYTHKLLTGRRENFDTLRKYGGMSGFPKRKESDCDCFDTGHSSTSISAGLGYAHAREIAGEDYKVVSVIGDGALTGGMAFEALNNAAQLKSNFIIVLNDNNMSISENVGGLSTYLSGFRTADAYLDLKMGVMNSLNKIPVYGNKMVERIRKTKSGIKQLFIPGMLFEEMGIIYLGPVDGSDMKGILRLLKEASNIEGPVMVHVLTHKGAGYLPAERHPARFHGTEPFDIETGLPSKPRVKANYTDIFSTVMRKLGDRDEKVVAITAAMTDGTGLKRFHNMFPGRFFDVGIAEEHAVTFAAGLAAAGLKPIFAVYSSFLQRAYDQILHDVCIQNLPVVFAIDRAGLVGSDGETHQGIFDISYLSAIPNMTIMAPKNKWELSDMIKYAVDFPTPIAVRYPRGEAYDGLKEYRQPISVGKSEWIYRESEIALVALGSMVKTAEKVHAALREEGIPASLINSRFAKPLDTQMLMEAASKHTLVVTMEENVINGGFGEHITRFYNEQGIYVNVLNIAIPDEYVEHGNVDILYHEVGIDADTILKRIKEVYHPL, via the coding sequence ATGATATTGGAAAAAATAAAAAAAGAAAATGATATCAAAGAACTCTCAGAGGAAGAGTTAGAGATATTAGCGGATGAGATCCGTGAATTTTTAATTCAGAAAATATCGGTTACCGGTGGACACCTGGCGTCAAATCTGGGTGTGGTGGAGCTTACCATGGCGCTTCATCTGTTTTTGGATCTGCCAAAGGACAAACTGATCTGGGATGTTGGTCATCAGTCCTACACACATAAACTGTTAACCGGAAGAAGAGAAAACTTTGATACACTCCGCAAATATGGCGGGATGAGCGGTTTCCCGAAACGAAAAGAAAGCGACTGTGACTGCTTTGATACGGGACACAGTTCCACCTCGATTTCTGCCGGATTAGGCTATGCACATGCCAGAGAGATCGCGGGCGAGGATTATAAGGTCGTATCTGTGATCGGGGACGGTGCGCTGACTGGCGGCATGGCATTTGAAGCTCTGAATAATGCGGCACAGTTAAAATCTAATTTTATTATTGTGCTGAATGATAACAATATGTCTATTTCTGAAAATGTCGGTGGACTCTCGACATATTTGTCCGGTTTTCGGACGGCAGATGCCTATCTGGATCTGAAAATGGGCGTGATGAATTCGCTAAACAAGATTCCGGTTTACGGCAATAAAATGGTAGAGCGGATCCGTAAGACGAAGAGTGGAATCAAACAGCTGTTTATTCCGGGCATGCTTTTTGAAGAGATGGGCATCATTTATTTAGGACCGGTTGATGGCAGTGATATGAAGGGAATCTTAAGACTGCTGAAAGAAGCGTCGAATATTGAAGGCCCGGTCATGGTACATGTTTTAACACACAAAGGTGCAGGATATCTGCCTGCCGAGCGCCATCCGGCAAGATTTCATGGTACGGAGCCGTTTGATATTGAGACCGGATTGCCAAGCAAACCGAGAGTGAAAGCAAACTACACGGATATTTTTTCAACTGTGATGCGCAAGCTTGGTGACCGTGATGAAAAAGTGGTAGCAATCACAGCGGCTATGACGGATGGTACGGGACTCAAACGTTTTCATAATATGTTCCCGGGTCGTTTCTTTGATGTTGGAATTGCGGAGGAACATGCAGTTACGTTTGCGGCAGGACTTGCGGCGGCAGGGTTAAAACCGATATTTGCGGTATATTCATCTTTCCTGCAGCGTGCATATGACCAGATCCTGCATGATGTGTGTATTCAGAATCTGCCGGTTGTTTTTGCAATCGACAGGGCAGGACTTGTCGGCAGTGACGGAGAGACACACCAGGGTATTTTCGATATATCCTATCTGTCTGCGATTCCGAACATGACGATCATGGCACCGAAAAATAAATGGGAACTTTCCGATATGATCAAGTATGCCGTCGATTTTCCGACACCGATCGCAGTGCGGTATCCGCGTGGGGAAGCGTATGACGGGTTGAAAGAATACAGGCAGCCGATTTCCGTCGGCAAGAGTGAATGGATCTATCGTGAATCAGAGATTGCACTGGTTGCGTTAGGATCGATGGTTAAGACGGCTGAAAAAGTGCATGCGGCATTAAGGGAAGAAGGCATTCCTGCAAGTCTTATCAATTCCCGTTTTGCAAAGCCGTTAGACACACAGATGTTAATGGAGGCTGCATCGAAACATACACTGGTCGTTACCATGGAAGAGAATGTCATAAATGGTGGCTTCGGGGAGCATATCACCCGTTTTTATAACGAACAGGGAATCTATGTGAATGTACTTAATATAGCAATCCCTGATGAGTATGTGGAGCATGGAAATGTGGATATTCTATACCACGAAGTCGGTATTGATGCGGATACCATATTAAAACGGATCAAAGAGGTTTATCATCCATTATAA
- the xseB gene encoding exodeoxyribonuclease VII small subunit, whose amino-acid sequence MSDETKNKPALEDNFAELEDILKQMEQPEISLEQSFLLYQSGVEKLKECNVMLDTVEKKMQILNAKGELEDF is encoded by the coding sequence ATGAGCGATGAAACAAAAAACAAGCCTGCGCTGGAAGATAATTTTGCAGAGCTTGAGGATATTTTAAAACAGATGGAACAGCCGGAGATTTCACTGGAACAGTCATTTTTGCTGTATCAGAGCGGTGTGGAAAAACTAAAAGAGTGCAATGTGATGTTAGATACCGTAGAGAAAAAGATGCAGATTTTAAATGCCAAAGGGGAACTGGAAGATTTTTAA
- the metA gene encoding homoserine O-acetyltransferase MetA, which produces MPIKTQSDLPAKEILEKENIFVMDESRATHQDIRVIEIGILNLMPLKEDTELQLLRSLSNTPLQINVTFITVSSHESKNTSMSHLNKFYETFDGVKNRYFDGLIITGAPVEQMEFEEVDYWKEMCDIFEWTKTHVTSTMHLCWGAQAGLYYHYGLKKHLLDKKVFGVFEHHVMNRKVPLVRGFDDYFMAPHSRHTEVRAEDIRKIPDLTILAESDEAGVFLAIADEGRRIFVMGHPEYDRVTLDKEYKRDKEKGLPIDLPVNYYPDDDDTKKPRLEWRSHGNILYSNWLNYYVYQTTPYEFIDTAEIVGK; this is translated from the coding sequence ATGCCAATTAAAACACAGAGTGATTTACCGGCGAAAGAGATATTGGAGAAGGAAAATATATTTGTTATGGATGAAAGTCGAGCAACACATCAGGATATCCGCGTTATTGAGATTGGAATCCTGAATTTAATGCCGTTAAAAGAAGACACAGAGCTGCAGCTCTTGCGTTCGCTGTCGAACACACCGCTGCAGATCAATGTGACATTTATCACAGTATCGTCCCATGAGTCAAAAAACACATCCATGAGCCATTTAAACAAATTCTACGAGACGTTTGATGGAGTAAAAAACCGTTATTTTGACGGACTCATCATCACAGGGGCTCCGGTGGAACAGATGGAATTTGAGGAAGTGGACTACTGGAAGGAAATGTGTGATATTTTTGAATGGACGAAAACACATGTGACATCTACGATGCATTTATGCTGGGGTGCACAGGCAGGACTTTATTATCATTATGGATTGAAAAAGCATCTGCTGGACAAAAAGGTATTCGGGGTGTTTGAACATCATGTCATGAACCGCAAAGTGCCGTTAGTCCGCGGCTTTGACGATTATTTTATGGCACCGCACTCCAGACATACAGAAGTGAGAGCGGAAGATATCCGTAAAATACCGGATCTGACGATTCTTGCCGAGTCTGATGAGGCAGGTGTGTTCCTTGCAATCGCAGACGAAGGCAGACGCATTTTCGTCATGGGACACCCGGAGTATGACCGTGTCACACTTGACAAGGAGTACAAACGTGATAAAGAAAAAGGACTGCCGATCGATCTCCCGGTCAACTATTATCCGGATGATGATGATACGAAAAAGCCGAGGCTGGAGTGGCGGTCACATGGGAATATCCTCTACTCAAACTGGCTGAACTATTATGTGTACCAGACGACACCGTATGAGTTCATTGATACGGCGGAGATTGTAGGGAAATAA
- the xseA gene encoding exodeoxyribonuclease VII large subunit → MMKNVYSVGQVNTYIKNMFAQDFMLQRISVKGEVSNCKYHTSGHIYFTIKDAAGTLNAVMFAGSRKGLKFQMKEGDQVVVTGSVEVYERDGKYQIYAREIELDGAGNLYQKFEALKQELEEMGMFAAEYKQPIPPYAMKIGVVTAPTGAAVQDIRNISARRNPFVQLILYPALVQGDGAVESIVNGIHALDALGVDVMIVGRGGGSIEDLWAFNEEEVARAIFECETPVISAVGHETDWTIADFVADLRAPTPSAAAELAVFDYAAVEGRLGEIKERMFLLNMQRIQQMRKELEHAKDRLSYLSPEGQLREKRKYAADLEEQLRNRMEHMIELRRHKLALLSERLEGVSPVKKLAQGYSYVTDENGHTLTDAEGVKAGDRVKIRLLKGALEAEVTEVLHER, encoded by the coding sequence ATGATGAAAAACGTATATTCCGTAGGGCAGGTCAATACATATATCAAAAATATGTTTGCCCAGGATTTTATGTTACAGCGGATCAGTGTAAAGGGAGAAGTGTCTAACTGCAAATATCATACGTCCGGTCATATCTATTTTACGATCAAGGATGCAGCCGGGACGCTTAACGCAGTGATGTTTGCGGGCAGCAGAAAAGGTCTGAAGTTCCAGATGAAAGAAGGCGACCAGGTTGTCGTGACGGGTTCGGTGGAAGTATACGAGCGTGATGGAAAGTATCAGATCTATGCAAGAGAAATCGAACTTGACGGTGCGGGAAACCTTTACCAGAAGTTTGAAGCTCTGAAACAGGAATTAGAAGAAATGGGAATGTTTGCGGCAGAATACAAACAGCCGATCCCGCCGTATGCAATGAAGATCGGAGTTGTGACAGCACCGACCGGTGCTGCGGTGCAGGATATCCGCAATATTTCTGCGAGACGTAACCCGTTTGTGCAGCTGATTTTATACCCTGCTTTAGTGCAGGGGGATGGTGCTGTAGAGAGTATTGTAAATGGAATCCATGCGTTAGATGCGCTTGGGGTGGATGTCATGATTGTCGGCAGGGGCGGTGGTTCGATTGAAGATCTGTGGGCGTTCAATGAGGAAGAGGTAGCGCGAGCCATTTTTGAGTGTGAAACTCCGGTTATTTCAGCAGTCGGTCATGAAACAGACTGGACGATCGCTGATTTTGTGGCAGATCTGCGGGCACCGACGCCGTCGGCAGCAGCAGAACTTGCAGTGTTTGATTATGCGGCAGTGGAGGGAAGACTTGGCGAGATCAAAGAGCGGATGTTCTTATTGAATATGCAGCGCATCCAGCAGATGCGAAAAGAATTAGAACATGCAAAGGACAGACTTTCCTATCTGAGCCCTGAGGGGCAGCTGCGCGAAAAAAGAAAATATGCGGCAGATCTGGAAGAACAGCTAAGAAACCGCATGGAGCATATGATTGAGCTGCGCAGGCATAAGCTGGCGCTGCTTTCGGAAAGATTAGAGGGTGTGTCGCCGGTAAAAAAACTTGCACAGGGATATTCTTATGTGACAGATGAAAACGGGCATACACTTACAGATGCAGAGGGTGTGAAAGCGGGTGACCGTGTGAAAATCCGCCTGTTAAAAGGTGCGTTAGAGGCAGAGGTGACGGAGGTTTTGCATGAGCGATGA
- the nusB gene encoding transcription antitermination factor NusB, translated as MTRREIREQVFKMLFRVEFYNQEEMSEQIALCEDDACNWKEKDKTYIFEKVEKISEKLEEIDAKINEVSEGWKTGRMGKVDLTLIRLAVYEMLYEEDVPAKVAINEAVELAKQYGTDNSPSFVNGVLAKLV; from the coding sequence ATGACCAGAAGAGAGATAAGAGAGCAGGTATTTAAAATGCTGTTCCGTGTGGAATTTTATAATCAGGAAGAGATGTCAGAGCAGATTGCATTGTGTGAGGATGATGCCTGCAACTGGAAAGAAAAAGACAAGACATATATTTTTGAAAAAGTAGAAAAGATTTCTGAAAAGCTTGAGGAGATTGACGCGAAGATCAATGAGGTATCAGAAGGCTGGAAAACAGGAAGAATGGGAAAAGTTGATCTGACATTGATCCGTCTGGCAGTGTATGAAATGCTGTATGAGGAAGATGTACCGGCGAAAGTTGCAATCAACGAGGCGGTGGAACTGGCAAAACAGTACGGCACAGATAATTCACCTTCGTTTGTAAATGGTGTACTGGCAAAACTGGTATGA
- a CDS encoding NAD(+)/NADH kinase, with the protein MKNFLIITNYYKDSEARLTNHIKEYIEKKGGSCSTFFSNGETPGEAAPHREDIPENTQGVLVLGGDGTLIRAAAALVKSRLPLIGVNLGTLGYLCELEEKDVFAAVDKLMKDDYMVEERMMLGGYGIKGGEILPADIALNDVVIHRTGALSVVNLIVYVNGEYLNTFRADGIIISTPTGSTGYNMSAGGPIVDPKAQMMLITPINDHNLSSKSIVISADEEVTVELGKRRSQKDEMVEVSFDGDSKVRLEVGDRFVVRRAEDTAKICKLSSESFLEILRRKMSAYT; encoded by the coding sequence ATGAAAAATTTTCTGATTATCACAAACTATTATAAGGATTCTGAGGCGAGGCTGACCAATCACATTAAAGAATACATTGAGAAAAAGGGTGGTTCCTGCAGCACTTTTTTCAGCAATGGGGAGACACCGGGTGAGGCGGCTCCGCACAGGGAAGATATCCCTGAAAATACACAGGGAGTTTTGGTGCTCGGTGGAGACGGTACGTTGATCCGTGCCGCAGCAGCTTTGGTAAAGAGCAGACTGCCGCTGATCGGTGTCAATTTAGGGACACTGGGATATCTGTGTGAGCTGGAAGAAAAAGACGTATTTGCAGCAGTTGACAAGCTCATGAAAGACGACTACATGGTCGAAGAGCGGATGATGCTTGGCGGATACGGGATCAAGGGTGGTGAGATACTGCCTGCGGATATCGCACTTAATGATGTGGTAATTCACAGAACCGGGGCACTTTCGGTGGTAAATCTGATCGTCTATGTCAATGGTGAATATCTGAATACGTTCCGCGCAGATGGAATCATTATATCGACACCAACCGGATCTACAGGATATAATATGTCGGCGGGAGGTCCGATCGTGGACCCGAAGGCACAGATGATGCTGATCACGCCGATCAATGATCATAACTTAAGCTCAAAAAGTATCGTGATCAGTGCAGATGAGGAGGTTACCGTAGAACTTGGAAAGCGTCGCTCCCAGAAAGACGAGATGGTGGAAGTCAGTTTTGACGGAGACAGCAAAGTTCGTTTGGAAGTGGGCGATCGTTTTGTGGTGCGCAGGGCGGAAGATACGGCAAAGATCTGTAAATTGAGCAGTGAAAGTTTCCTTGAAATATTGCGCAGGAAGATGAGCGCTTATACATAA
- the ligA gene encoding NAD-dependent DNA ligase LigA: MTPEEQIKELRDKINYHSDRYYNQDSPEISDYEFDMLMQQLKKLEKEHPELVTKDSPTQHVGGTAKRTAGVLVHHNVPMLSLQDVFSKEEVVDFVEQMKEQLDDPEFVVEYKIDGLSMALRYENGDLSLALTRGDGVNFGEDVTANAKVISDVKKKLKDKPEYLEIRGEVYMKNEDFDRVNEQQELLGKKIFANPRNCAAGTLRQLDSRVTKERKLSMFVFNIQQVRGMDIMTHTQGYEFLKRQGIPIIEDYKVCKTADEVWNAITAIGENRGNLGYDIDGAVIKINRYSDRELLGNTSKVPKWAIAYKYPPEEKETKLLDIELSVGRTGRITPTAVFEPVRLCGTSVSRATLHNQDFIDDLDVGIGDTIVVYKSGEIIPKVKEVRKEKRPDGWKRFMIPDVCPVCGAKTEREKDTADIKCTSPNCPAQLERHIINFVGRDAMDIKGFGTVYIEELVRLGYIKDIADIFELKDHREELIEQGIIGKEKNTDKLLETIEKAKENDAYMLLTGFGIPNVGKAAAKTIMKRFPSILDLEDADRDALMEVDDVGEVSADCIFRFFHDEKNKEMIARLKSLGVNMEAEETETIDSAVSGKTVVITGTLPTLGRKEAAELVEKYGGKVSGSVSKKTDYVVAGESAGSKLTKAQELGITVLTEAELFVLLGISAENGE, from the coding sequence ATGACACCGGAAGAACAGATCAAAGAGTTAAGGGATAAGATCAATTATCACAGTGACAGATATTATAATCAGGACAGTCCTGAGATCTCTGATTATGAATTTGACATGCTGATGCAGCAGTTGAAAAAATTAGAAAAAGAGCATCCGGAACTGGTGACAAAAGATTCTCCGACACAGCATGTCGGCGGCACGGCAAAGCGGACTGCCGGAGTCTTAGTGCATCACAATGTGCCGATGTTAAGTCTTCAGGATGTTTTCTCAAAAGAAGAGGTCGTTGATTTTGTAGAGCAGATGAAAGAGCAGCTTGATGATCCGGAGTTTGTGGTCGAATATAAGATTGATGGGCTGTCCATGGCGCTGCGTTATGAAAATGGCGATCTTTCACTTGCATTGACGCGCGGTGATGGTGTGAATTTTGGCGAGGATGTGACCGCGAACGCAAAAGTGATCTCAGATGTCAAAAAGAAATTAAAGGACAAACCGGAATATTTGGAGATCCGTGGGGAAGTCTACATGAAAAATGAAGATTTTGACAGAGTCAATGAACAGCAGGAACTGCTTGGAAAAAAGATTTTTGCAAATCCGAGAAACTGCGCAGCAGGAACGCTGCGTCAGCTTGACAGCCGCGTGACAAAAGAGAGAAAACTTTCCATGTTTGTATTTAATATCCAGCAGGTGCGTGGCATGGACATTATGACTCACACGCAGGGATATGAATTTTTAAAGAGACAGGGCATCCCGATCATCGAAGATTACAAAGTATGCAAAACAGCGGATGAAGTCTGGAATGCAATTACAGCGATCGGAGAAAACCGTGGAAATCTCGGCTACGATATCGATGGTGCGGTCATTAAGATCAACCGCTATTCGGACAGGGAACTGCTCGGAAATACATCAAAAGTTCCAAAATGGGCAATCGCATACAAATATCCGCCGGAAGAAAAGGAAACAAAACTGCTTGATATTGAACTTTCCGTTGGAAGGACCGGAAGGATCACACCGACTGCCGTGTTTGAGCCGGTGCGCCTGTGTGGAACGTCTGTTTCAAGGGCAACACTGCACAATCAGGATTTCATTGATGATTTAGATGTCGGCATTGGCGATACGATCGTGGTTTACAAATCCGGAGAGATCATTCCGAAAGTAAAAGAAGTCCGCAAGGAAAAAAGACCGGACGGCTGGAAGCGTTTTATGATTCCGGATGTCTGTCCGGTCTGCGGTGCAAAGACGGAACGTGAAAAAGATACTGCGGATATCAAGTGTACTTCACCAAACTGTCCGGCACAGTTAGAACGTCATATCATTAACTTTGTCGGCAGGGATGCCATGGATATCAAGGGATTTGGTACAGTTTATATTGAAGAACTTGTTCGTTTGGGGTATATTAAGGATATTGCCGATATATTTGAACTGAAAGATCACAGGGAAGAGTTGATCGAACAGGGTATTATCGGAAAAGAAAAGAATACAGACAAGCTTTTAGAAACAATCGAAAAGGCAAAAGAAAATGATGCATACATGCTTCTGACCGGATTTGGTATTCCGAATGTTGGAAAAGCTGCCGCAAAGACGATCATGAAACGTTTTCCTTCGATCCTTGATTTAGAGGATGCTGACAGGGATGCCCTGATGGAGGTGGACGATGTCGGGGAAGTCAGCGCAGACTGCATTTTCCGTTTCTTCCATGATGAAAAAAATAAAGAAATGATCGCCCGACTAAAGTCTTTAGGTGTGAACATGGAAGCGGAAGAGACCGAGACGATCGATTCGGCAGTCAGTGGAAAAACAGTTGTCATCACAGGTACACTGCCGACACTTGGAAGAAAAGAAGCGGCGGAACTGGTGGAGAAATACGGCGGAAAAGTATCAGGATCCGTATCGAAAAAGACAGATTATGTTGTTGCAGGAGAGAGTGCGGGCAGCAAACTGACAAAGGCACAGGAACTTGGAATCACGGTGCTCACGGAAGCAGAACTGTTTGTACTGCTTGGAATCAGCGCAGAGAATGGAGAATAG
- the rluF gene encoding 23S rRNA pseudouridine(2604) synthase RluF: protein MQEPVRINKYLSEAGVCSRREADRQVEAGNVTIDGVVASMGAKVLPDQTVLFCGKPVKKEEEMILLAFHKPTGIVCTAEKREKNNVVDYINYPKRIYPIGRLDKDSEGLLLMTNNGDIVNRIMRAGNMHEKEYIVTVNKPVTDSFLRGLAGGVPLVELNATTRKCKVWRIGKRQFGIILTQGLNRQIRRMCEYFGYRVEKLVRTRIMNIELGDLKAGTYREVTPQEYKELMRLVKDSSNTTVIHGRDGGDR, encoded by the coding sequence ATGCAGGAGCCAGTCAGAATCAATAAATATCTCAGCGAGGCAGGCGTGTGCTCAAGAAGAGAGGCGGACCGTCAGGTAGAAGCAGGAAATGTGACGATAGATGGTGTGGTTGCTTCCATGGGAGCAAAAGTATTGCCAGACCAGACGGTTCTTTTTTGCGGAAAGCCGGTAAAAAAAGAAGAGGAAATGATACTTCTGGCATTTCACAAGCCAACCGGAATTGTATGTACCGCTGAAAAGAGGGAAAAGAATAATGTCGTGGATTACATCAATTATCCGAAACGGATTTATCCGATTGGAAGGCTGGACAAAGATTCCGAAGGCTTATTGCTTATGACAAACAATGGTGACATTGTAAACCGCATCATGCGTGCCGGAAATATGCATGAAAAAGAATATATCGTCACGGTCAACAAGCCCGTGACCGACAGTTTCCTGCGTGGACTTGCAGGAGGAGTTCCACTGGTGGAATTAAATGCCACGACGCGCAAATGCAAAGTATGGAGGATCGGGAAAAGGCAGTTTGGCATTATACTGACACAGGGATTGAACCGTCAGATCCGGCGCATGTGTGAATATTTTGGGTATAGAGTGGAAAAACTGGTAAGAACCCGTATCATGAATATTGAACTGGGAGATTTAAAAGCCGGAACTTACCGCGAGGTAACTCCGCAGGAATATAAAGAGTTGATGAGGCTGGTAAAAGATTCATCAAATACGACAGTGATTCACGGACGGGATGGAGGAGACAGATGA
- a CDS encoding polyprenyl synthetase family protein, protein MDIKAEIGRHTDEAEQIITSYLPEEKGYQKTVIEAMNYSFLAGGKRLRPILMLETYRLFGGKSKVIEPFMAAIEMIHTYSLVHDDLPAMDNDEYRRGKKTTHVVYGEAMAILAGDALLTYAFETAAKALDIEPQNPGIGKAIRILSAKAGIYGMVGGQTVDVESENTCDMTKEKLDFIYRLKTSALIEASMMIGAVLAGATGSEQKIVEAVASKVGLAFQIQDDILDVTSTMEVLGKPIGSDEKNHKSTYVTYEGIEKSKQDVADLSEKAIAQMETLVVKNEFLTELLRYLISREK, encoded by the coding sequence ATGGATATCAAAGCGGAAATAGGCAGACATACAGATGAGGCAGAACAGATCATAACTTCCTATCTGCCAGAGGAAAAGGGATACCAGAAAACTGTGATCGAAGCAATGAATTACAGTTTTCTTGCAGGAGGAAAAAGATTACGGCCGATTCTTATGTTAGAGACTTACCGGCTGTTTGGCGGAAAATCGAAAGTAATCGAGCCGTTTATGGCTGCAATCGAGATGATACATACATATTCACTGGTGCATGATGATCTTCCGGCGATGGACAATGATGAATACCGCCGTGGCAAAAAGACAACACATGTGGTGTATGGGGAGGCAATGGCGATCCTTGCCGGGGATGCTCTTTTGACATATGCATTTGAGACGGCGGCGAAGGCACTGGATATCGAACCACAGAATCCGGGAATTGGAAAAGCAATCCGTATTTTGTCTGCAAAAGCGGGAATTTATGGAATGGTCGGCGGACAGACAGTGGATGTTGAGTCTGAGAATACCTGTGATATGACAAAAGAAAAACTTGATTTTATCTATCGTCTCAAGACAAGTGCGCTGATCGAGGCGTCCATGATGATTGGAGCTGTTCTTGCTGGGGCGACCGGAAGTGAACAGAAGATCGTGGAAGCGGTGGCATCAAAAGTCGGGCTTGCATTCCAGATACAGGATGATATCCTCGATGTGACAAGTACGATGGAAGTGCTTGGAAAGCCGATCGGCAGTGATGAGAAGAATCACAAGAGCACCTATGTGACGTATGAAGGAATCGAGAAGTCAAAACAGGATGTTGCAGACCTTTCGGAAAAGGCGATCGCACAGATGGAGACACTGGTTGTGAAAAATGAATTCCTGACAGAATTATTGCGCTATCTGATTTCGCGTGAAAAATAA